Proteins encoded by one window of Swingsia samuiensis:
- a CDS encoding flagellar hook assembly protein FlgD: MTSIIRNQLHGSIVDTAVSAARKKEISSNASSNTQKTTNLGNSALSSLTGNFNQFLTLLTAQLQHQDPSNPMNTDSFTSELAQFAGVQQAVQTNNHLSSLISATQDTQMTSSVAMLGKKATATTSVLPLQQSSANVHFRADQAGTVAIAVTDASGKIVKTTELQVQAGEHSWHWDGVGNDGQLAQNGQYSIAIEESKNGDSIDLPTQTTGTITGVDKASGGIKVKMGESEVALGSISEFSNE, encoded by the coding sequence ATGACGTCTATTATACGGAATCAATTACATGGTTCTATCGTAGATACGGCAGTATCAGCGGCAAGAAAAAAAGAAATTTCCTCAAATGCATCTTCTAATACACAAAAAACAACGAATTTAGGGAATTCAGCGCTTTCTTCGTTAACTGGTAATTTTAATCAGTTTTTAACGTTGTTAACGGCGCAGTTGCAGCATCAAGACCCTAGCAACCCGATGAATACAGATAGTTTTACCAGTGAACTGGCTCAGTTTGCAGGCGTACAGCAAGCTGTTCAAACCAATAATCATCTTTCGAGTTTAATTTCAGCAACGCAAGATACTCAGATGACCTCTAGTGTAGCGATGCTTGGAAAAAAAGCTACGGCAACCACATCTGTTTTGCCTTTGCAACAGAGTAGCGCAAATGTCCACTTTAGAGCGGATCAAGCTGGAACAGTTGCTATTGCTGTAACGGATGCCTCTGGAAAAATTGTGAAGACGACGGAGTTACAGGTTCAAGCTGGGGAGCATAGCTGGCATTGGGATGGCGTAGGGAATGACGGGCAACTAGCCCAGAATGGTCAATACTCCATAGCAATAGAAGAAAGCAAAAATGGAGATAGTATTGATCTTCCCACTCAAACAACAGGGACGATTACAGGGGTAGATAAAGCGTCAGGTGGTATTAAAGTAAAAATGGGAGAGAGCGAAGTTGCCTTAGGCTCAATTTCTGAATTCTCAAATGAGTAA